atatatatatatatatatatatatatatatatgcaataaatttatttatttacgtaTCTAAAAGGAATTTTAAGgttgacaaaataaaaatagaaaacaactcttacttgattttaaaaaaatctcatcttaaaatatataaaaattaaaattaatgtaaaccacacatttttttaaataataaaaaaaatttaagtgataattgttttaaatgtgtaattatattattctgtgcattattatcttttaatttgtagGAAgagtaacaaaaatattatgtttattttctttactcCGTTTAAAATCATAACTTATTTAACTTTTCCTCTAGTGAAACATAATAACTACTAAATTATTTGGAGGAGACAGATGAATCAATATTCTCTTATTTGTTGCATATCGGTTGTGAAGAATGgaaattaatctttaaatatttgaaacatttgTCTTTTACGCACAAGAAAAGGTGCTTGGTTGGTTAATGTTTTGTTATCCAACCGTTATGTTATGTGCTTTGTTGTGTATTTTTctatgttgttttatttagtaCGTTAAAATAATATACGTATTACTGTTaggttttaataaatattgtcaGCGTACCTTAAGGCCCTTTAAACAAATAGTTTTGTTTGATGttaatacaaacatatatatatatatatatatatatatatatatatatatatatatatatatattaattatattgtgataaatataattttaataaagtaaagaatagttataacatttttaataattaaaattatatatttataaagatcaaattaaatgatattaattatgATGTGATATGTGAAAAATACTCACtgattttataacatttattattaattaggataagatagtaaattatatttctcAATTCACCTACatgaattaagaaaatgatCAAAAATCGATAACTTTATCGTACAATTATACAATGAGTCTAATCAAATAGGAATTTAGTCAATAAGAAAGCTTTTTCTTtcataagattatttttatgaattaagtcatgtttgtatttgaaaaatataaattattttaatttcaaattatgaGAATGAGTATGTAATTTGAACTATGCAATTTTCAATTTGTGAATATTTATGATATCATGGAATTGTCGAATTGAAAGAATATATTATAAGGTTTggagaaaataattattcttgttAAATAGACATTAATTCTGTTATTAGAAACCAAAATCAAGTATTAATAGAGCTGATATCAAAACTTTAAATTGTGGTTAatattttggattaaatatatttactgtctagatacaaaattaaaatttgtttttattctaaatttttatacattttgattatatacctttaaaagtgaataaatataataattttaactcaatagtattattattttttaaatattaaacagaATTAGAATATATCAAACGTTATATgacatgtttaaaaaatttaattcaattgtgttataaaaattatatctatttattttttaaattttagaatcaatttatatcaaacttttaacacattaacaaattttaattttatatacatatacaaaGTCAATTTAACGAAAACTATGTTGACTAAGAACCTTCTTACTCTATTGACGGTTTCCattaaaaatgaacaaaataaatacttttagaaacataaaatatcatattaaaatttcaGTATAGgaaaggttaaaagctctttttggtttgaattttggttgagaaaatttgaattggttttcatgttttttttgtgttcaatttggtctcAAAGAATGTAATTATAATTCAATTCCATCATTTTCACTAACTTTGTTTAAATTGATAACGACTTATTGTCCAAATGTACAACTCTATTTTGAAGTGTCATTTATTGGGTGACTTGGATTCCTACGTGACATTGTgagttggaattaggattttttaaatagaatttgTGAATTTCTTTGGAATGCATTCTCCTGACCTAGAAACGCATGGGGTCAAGCCTCTCCCCCTCATTTTGCGCTTTCAAACCCAACAGCAGACACGCAAGGTCTCGCAATTCTTTCTCGCACAACCTGGGGTTGGGGCTCGCACACCACCGCCTCTATCCGACGGCCACCGCGCCACCGCCTTCAGCTGACCTTAGCGTCGCCAGTGTCACTGTGCCCCATCGGAGCCACTGTCGGCGATGTCGCCTCCTCTCTCTCCATCCTAGGGTTGGGTTTGCCTCCCTAGGACCGTACCCCAATCGAACACTACCTGCCACCCTTTTGAGCTCAACCATCACGCCACCCTCTCCTACTGTTTCGGTGTCGCCGGCGACGCCACTCTCATGGAGGCGCCTCCAGCTGTGGTGTAGTAGACACCCCTTTTCAAAACCTCCCCTGCGCCAACCACTTCAAGACGAAACTGAGAGAGGAGCGATTATGGGGAACGCTACTGCTTGGAAGGCGCGGTCCAAGGAAAGGATGGAATGAGCCTCCTTCTGCCTATGTATCTCCCATGTGCTTGAAAATTTCGTCTTTTGcacaaatattatttcaaaaatcctaattccaactgaTAATGCCACGTAGGACTCAAAATCAGTCAATAAATGACACTTCAAAGTGGAGTTGCACATTTGGACAACAAGTCGTTGTCAATTTAAACGGAGTTAGTAAAAAGAACgaaattgaattataattacattctttagaaccaaattaaacataaaaaaaaatgaagaccAATTCGAATTTTCTCATCCAAAACTGAGACAAAAAAACTTTTAACCTATACCAAAATATAagatactaaaataatattgattaatcttttaatagaTAGATGTTTGTCTTGGATAGcgtagagaaaagaaaagaaaaacccgTTTTGGAATTTGGCGCCAGGAAAAAGGAGTCCTAACGGTCAAAAGTATGGATTGGGCGAGAAAGAAAAAAAGCGGGAGTGTGGAAAGAACGAAAGTGGGTCCCATGAGTTGTGAAGAATGCTTCCCACTCTGCCAAAAGACAgattcaaattttgaaacagGCTGCGTGCGTGGCACATGCAGTCTTTAGGTCCACAATATCTACGGAAATCCTCTCTTTCTCCCTCCTTTGCCGCCAACATTCCTCTCTTCCCGCCACAATTTCTTATGTCAAATCACGCCTCCTTTCCTTTGTCTCTTCCAAAACCCACATTCCATGCCCCCTTATCGTTGCATTGCATCTCACCTAAGAAATGGGTCCCTCCCTCCATCATCTTCTCTCTCCAATGTttccaatttcaaaaaattaaacatgatcATCAATCTCATTCTCCACACCTGCCTCCACCACTCATCTCTCATACGTGCGCCTATCTTCTTCGCAACCTCCActtattatctttaataatcAACTAAATCATATACCTAATCAATTACTATATCTACGCATCTTCTCAtacattcttcttctttttaccACAATACCTCATTAAACATTTTCTTCTCAATACTCACAAAACACGTTCAGTATTAGTAGAATTAAAGCTTCTCAccaaacatttatatataaactacttcatttcattttttctttcaaggCCCACTTTtcacaacaacaaaacaatCATTTCTACAATATTAAATCGATTTTATAGAAGCGTAATTATTATTACTCTTATGTTCCAAAATATTACCaacatattttactttttgtttcgATTTTAAAGATAGAGAAATTAGAATCTTtgcaattaattaaaaaggtCGTGGTCTTTACCGTTACtgtaacataataaaaaatatatatttgttttaaataacaGGAAAAACTTATAATAACTTTCACTGTGTATAAtacaacatatataatattttttctaccATATTATCTTGCTAATAAAggaaatgattttattttgtagtttaAAGAGAGAATTACAAATTAATAGATAATTACAAATTGACGAATGTAAGGAAAATGGGGATGGAAAAAGAATGAGTAAATAGGGTTATAAGGAAAGACAGTAATGTTTtctaacaacataaaaaaacgTATAATAAGTTTGGGTGTAATAACATACACACCATCATTCGAttctaacatatatttattatgttgttaataaaggaaatgatttttttttgaatttataatttaagaacGGCAATGCAGATGGCGTTAAGTGGAAATTAATTAAGGATAATTTGAATCTTGTGAATGACGGATATAAGGAAGGGAGGGATGAAACAAGAATGAGTATATAGGGTTATAAGGAAAGACAATAATGAAATTAAGAGGAGAGACAGAAGTAGCAAAAGGAGAAATACAAGGGAAAGTTGGCCAAAAACAAGAGACGGAGGAAATGCCTATAAGAGCGGTGTTGTCACGTGCCTACGTCATAATTAATCACACCGTAATTACCAAGATTACTCGATTGTTACTATGGCCCCCAAATGACACGTGGCTGGACCCCACTGGTCTACCCCTCTTCCGTTGGCACTGTGCTGTTGAGTCCAAAGCACGCAAAGGAGCACAAGTAAATTCCACGTGTCGTCCCAGCTGGACCGTAACTACCCCGATTTGTGTGTCTTGGTGGTTGGTTTAGCCGCTGGTGAAAGAGTAAGTTGGGTCAGGACGGGCAAGCCATGTCACGCTGCCCGAGTAGCCTAGGCGTGgcctataatttaaatttaaataaagaaataaaataaaatagagataGTAGGAACTAAAagtcataaataatataaataggtaTTATGTGCGGTTTTAGAAAGAGGCAGAGGTAGGATCAAGGCGTGGGTTGCGctaggaagaagagagagaaaggaagtaGCTCTCGCACTCTCACAGCAAGGCACAGCGAATGCTAGCAAGTTTGGTAAGATTTGTTTATGGCGATTTCATCGAAGGAGGTAGTGCGCATTAAAAGCCACCGTTTGGAATTTTAAAGGCAACTTTATCTACTCCCAGTATATAACTTCTCCCCAGTTTCCGCACCCAGACACATCACGAGAATTTACTGTACCGTCTTATTCACTCACCGGCTCACGTCGTTTCGGCTGGCTATTCTTCCCGCTGTCAGTAACCTCTTTTCATCAGACCCTTCACCTGCAATCAAAATACTCCACTTTTGAACATGGAGTGGCAACCATGTACGGATGAGTACGAGAAGCTCGTAATTCGCATGAGCACTCCCAGGTTTGTCTAATCAACTTCAATTCTtacttcttctttctcttttctgtttttattttcttttgccctTTTTCTTCATGCCCCTGATTAAGCAATTTTCGCAGGGGTGGTTTTCCTTTCACCGGTTTTTCAGAATCTTATTGAATGTTTTGTATAGTGTTTTTCTTCCATACTTTTCTGccttttttttctcccttttgtCAAAATCTTTCATAATTCCAAACCCCTCATTGTGATTTTTAAGTCTAGAACTGcaacttgttttaaaattaattgctattttattattctgtttGTGTAAAATTGTTAACTCGTTGCGTGCTTtggatttaatgatttaattttctAATCGTGTCTGACTGTGTCAAGAATCGTGAACATCTCGAAGGGGGAGAAAAGTATGTTTTATCCAATCCTCATCGCTTTTTTCTAATTGATTTGTACCGACAACtgtattttaacaattttctgacttttctttctttatcgtGTCTCAAGACTCCATTGCCCCTTTTCTTCCAGAATGTTTTTCTTCATTCACAttactttatcttttttattgtgtttcCATTCATTCCTAGAAATTCGGCTTTAAAAAGTTGTAACTACGCTGACTTTGACCTTTTATTGGGAGACAGGGTTGTCATAGATAATGCCGTCTGCTCCACCGCAACAATAGTCAAGGTAAACCCCGCAAGAAAATCCGTCATTTTTTTCCCCCTCGAATTGTTGTTTTTCATGTAAAAGTTAGGAAAATCATAAACTAATGGATTCTCTTTGATAAAATGTGTAGGTTGATAGCGGCAGAAAACATGGGATTCTTTTGGATGCCGTACAAGTGCTTTCTGATCTAAACCTTTCAATTAAGAAGGCTTACATTTCCTCTGATGGGAGATGGTTCATGGATGGTAAGCTAACTTTCCCCTCTCTTTGTATTGGTAATTTTTATTTCGTGTGCCCTAATCTCTGCCTTGAATTGAATTACAGTTTTTCATGTTACTGATCAAAACGGAAACAAGCTAACCGATCAGAGcgttttgaattatattgaacaggtattaattaatttggacATCTATTTTATCTTTGAAGTTTGGTATTCTCCCAAGTTGTTTTTCTGTAATGGgtctgaattattttaaaaatagccGCACTCTGAATAGTGTTGTTTTTCTGTTATGTATCAGTCGCTTGGCGGAATTCACAATGGGAGTGCCAATGTCTTAAACGGTCTCACTACCCTTGAATTAACGGGCACAGACCGCGTTGGTCTTCTTTCGGAGGTGTTTGCTGTACTAGCTGAGCAGCAATGTGATGTGGTTAATGCTAAGGTTTGGACTCACAATGGTCGAATTGCCTCTTTAATCTATGTGAAAGACAGCAGTTCTGGGACTCTTATCGAGGACTCTCTGAGAATTAAAACTATTGAAGCACGTTTAAGAAATGTTCTAAAGGGTGACAATGATATTAGGAGTGCGAAAACTTCCTTCACCAACGCCGTTGTGCACACAGAAAGAAGGCTGCACCAGATGATGTACGCTGATCGTGATTACCAAAGGAATCCCATTTTCAAGTTTACTTCTGATATCCCAGTAGTCACCGTTCAAAATTGGGCCGAAAGGGGTTATTCGGTTGTCAATGTGCAGTGCAAGGATCGAATTAAACTTTTGTTTGATGTGGTCTGTAATTTGACTGATATGGAATATGTTGTGTTCCATGGAACTGCCAAGACAACAGTTGACCAAGCGTATCTGGTAATTATTCTTAATCAATTGTTATTTTTTGGTCGGTTACTTGGTTTAGATGCTAAGTTGAACGGAAATGATTCACTACAGGAGTTTTATATAAGACACAAGGATGGCACTCCAATTAGTTCAGAACCAGAACGTCATCGTGTGATTCAATGCTTGCAAGCTGCTGTGGAGAGAAGGGCATTTGAGGTATAGTGTTATTGGTCGTAGTTTTGTTTCTGAGTTATTAGTATTGGTATTACCTTATGGACttatataaattgattaatgAAATGCTACTTTTTTTGGATATAGGGTGTTATGCTAGAGTTATGTACGGAGGATAGACAGGGGCTTCTAGCAGAAGTGATGAGAACTTTTCGAGAGAATGGACTTAATGTGACAAGGGCGGAGATATCTACCATTGGGGACAGGACATCAAATGTGTTTTATGTAACAGATGCGATCGGATACCCTGCGGATCCAAAATTGATCGAATCTGTTAGGCAGAAAGTTGGATTGAGCCATTTAAAAGTGAAGGAGTTAGCATTGGTATGCCACGAGAAGGCAGAAAGGGAAGATGAAGCAGTTGGGGTTGGTGGGGCAGTGTTGCTGTGTCTGGGGAGCCTCGTGAGAAGGAATCTATACAATTTGGGTTTGATAAAATCATGCTCTTAAAAGCGGAAAGGGGCGGTGTGAGAGAGAGAATTTAGGAGTGTGGAAGATATTTGCAACTTTTAGAGCATAATATTCTTTGCTTGAGGTTTGAGGTTTGTGTACATAATAAGTAAAGGTGGAATTTGGTAATGGTAGTTGTTCGTTGGTTGGGTTGGATTTGGTAGGTGAAATCTGATCATATACAGCTGGAATGGTTTGCGTCCCTACCATTTTAAATGCTTTGCGTGAAGAGGGGAAGTATTTTCATTAGAGGTTGTCGGCCTtgctaaaatttaattaatagcAGTATTGGATTCTTTGGTGGCATAGGAAATATAGTTAGATGCAGGACAAATTTGGTTCATACAACCACGAAATTTGTACATAACGGCATAccaattattatcattatttaatataagtgCTTCACTCCATTCTTTAATTTAACTGTCTCTCTGCATGCTCTTAAAGATTGTTAGTTGCTTTGCGGTGCACCCCTTTTACACGAATCCGAATCTTGTTTCTTTCCTCCTTTTGGCCCCACCTATAATATCTGTGTTGTGCATAAAATTAAACCACGAACCAATGAAAAATACTTGTCTAAGATTGTGTTTACTTGAGTGCAATGATTTGAAGAACAAAGAACGAataaatttgacattatttgAAACAAAAGTGTGTGTTGTTTTTTAGAGGAATTTAGAGATAAcaagtgaatttgaaaataaaacttgtAAAAGTTTGTGAGATTTGATTActgtaataaattaatattattaaaatgtctTTAATAATAAGAGTTTTATAATAAgagtaatatataattatatttataagtaatatagttttttataaaaattatttgaaatagtaaaactaaaaaaagaaactaataaataattaagaaaaaatacaattttttaggatatttttttttgtttacataattcttttttaatacaTATTGTAGTCATATGtagaattattttgtttttgtaataaaattaaatattttttattactattattctATTTATGGAGTAGTCAAGGAGTATGGTTGCTTCATTTacataaaatatctataaataaatataaaccttTTAATTCTCTAGTTTGTGAAGAATTAAGTTTGACTTTGAAATTGATTTGTGTCATATGATGATTAATGTTCAAAGTTAAGTTAGATAAGTTATCTTTCATATCTTGCATTTTGTTTTACAAGTCTTAAACCCTCACATTTGAGTTATCATGGAGGATTTTGAAAATGGCCATCAATGCGCTGACTTTCTATAATAGGATTGTCATGCCTGGGACTTTGTTGTTGTGGTTATCCTTCATCTTTATTAACACGAAGGTTGTACTCTTATACATCATTGATGTTGACAATATCGAACTTCTTAAAAGAATTGATAGAAAAATGTTGTCTTAACCCAATTGAGTTTGACCTTGATTGTAGTCATTCATATGTGGCAATGAAGGTGAAGTCGAGTTATTATATCCTTGAAACATAGGTTCTTTAGGTATGTACATAGTTATCAACATCTAAATGAGTTTCCTAGCAAAGACGATGTGTTTGACATGTTGTCCGCACTCCACTACCTATAACTTGATTAGGCATCCAAAGTTCTTCCCCTTCATTCATCCGTAGTAGGCTTAGCCTGAAATCAAGCCACACCCACATCGAAAAGAGACATTTTGGTCAAAATAGTCATTTAAATAACAATGATTAAGAAATATCTTTATTACCTAGAACAGATTAACCCAAACTTCATCCTCTACTTCAAATCATCTGGATGTTTCATTCCATGCAAACCCACTAAGTGAACCAAGCAAATCATGAACCTCCTTTCAAAACTTTTTGCCtactttttatgttatttttcataactCCTACATACCTAACCTGATGAAGATTAttgatgatattattatatgtttggGTGGTCCAACTACTGTCAACTATGTTTCCCATTCGAGATTCTTCTATCATTACATTTAGAAATTATTCGTTCATGTCCTTAGTCTATTTCATAAGCTCTCTTATCATGATGGACGACTTCGTGATAACGTTTTTCTCCCAGTTCATGTCACAtctaattagaaaaaaataacttatgaaattaaattaaaccatTTCATAGAAATCATACTTTATCATTACAAATAACATAGTCAAATAACACAATTAAGTACAATATCTACGAGTTACTATATTCCTAATATTACAACTAATCCTATAATAATCTTCACGAACTTGAGCAAACGTTGTTTAATCCTTCCTTTCCATCAACTCCCACTCAACCTCATGAACTAATGTCTCATTTATGACTTGATTGTTCAACTTTGGAGCCAATCGATTGCTTCACATATATTTGCCCTCCTGTTTCAGAAATATGTGAGTTTGTGTGTGCTATTGTTTTCTTGCGTTCTTGATCACGATTTTTCCTACACTTGTTGTATGACCTCTCATCACTGGTTTTAAATTACAACATtcaccttaaaaaaataaatgaacgAGTTACTCACTTACTCAAATAGTTTTCCCAGCCTCGATTCCATTATTCAAGTACTCTCTTTTATtctgttcttttctttgttctttttcatataattcCAGACAGTTACATTCTCGTCAACTAGTCTAAACCATGTTGCTAAAAATGGATCATGAGAACAGTTTTATGGTAAAGGAAATTGTgtcatttataattataataacaacaacatagCAAAAAGTTTCTTGGATGTTGAAAAAGGTTTGGAATTGGAATTGAGAACTTTAGCACTGAAAGGTTTAGAAAACCTGAATGgtaaacataaatgataaaaagagaTATTTGAGATGGCAATGAtgtttaaatatcttaaaaatagaaatcagCAGCTATTTGAGAGTTGTACAAAGTAATTGTGTAAGTCGGATGATCATTAGCATGAAAAGAATAGTATCTCTTCTTGGGATCCCGTACTTTAGCCATTCACTTCATAATTCATTGCTTGTAAGGCTAAAATGGCAGACCAGTTGAGAAGATAATAGATTCTATATTCCATGGTCGGTCATATTTTGAACTTGTACTTGCCTGTTCAAAATCATAGAAACCTCTcttttttaatatctaaaaggaaaattattattttttattttatcatcaaatatatatatatatggtttatcGGAACCTTGAAACGTTTCTAAAAGTTTAAAAGCACTGCAAAAGACGCCACAATGGAGATCAATAGGTCAGCGAACAAAAACAATGTTAACGGGGCAAGCCGGCACAAGCTGGCCTCCAATGAAATGttcttaaaacaaattacaCTGTTAAAGGAAGTTAATGCacttattaaaacaaattaatgcGATGATGCTGACTCCTGTTTCGTAATCTATATTTCATAGCCAAGGAAAATGAATAATAGGCAACACTAAGCCCCGAATAACCATAGATGTTTagcaagaaaataaaacatgggCAGTTCCTTCCGTTTAATTGTATTGCCTCTACATGATATTTCTCCAGATCATCTGCAGATAATTTTCGTCACCTCTTCCTTGACCTCGATCCCTTTCAATGTCTTGCCCTATTCCTTCTTACTTTCTAAATGCCCCACTTCTTCCTTCTCCATTCACTCAGATCAATTGCATACATGTATGTATATTGAGCAAAATAACTAGGAGTGACCAAAATGAactatatcttaaaaaaaactcCACCGAACAAAAAATAGTGTCtcaattaaattgaattataaaaattacttcatatgaacagaatttaattattttattgctcTACCAAAATGTATTCTATCGGAATTTATTACTTTGACACGTaatttgacacataatataattttacgATAGATCAAAATAAGTTAAATGTCGAGATAGATTAGATTTGACCGAAGATTGATACAGGTCAACTTAACCCAAATTTGAAATAAGATAGGTCAAAGGTTAAGATGGATTAAAAGATCAAATGTCGAGATAGATCAGACTGAACCTAAGATCAAGATAGGTTGAACTAGATCAAAGGTTGAGATCTAATCCAAAGTTTAAGATAGATAAAAGGTTAAGACGAGACATGTCGGGCCAAAGGTTGGCGGGCTAGGTTTAGCAAAATGTTAACATGAATCAAACCTAAAATTTGACGAAATTTAATCAGGATGTCAACAGTCGAAACACAATTGAGTCAATCGAGAGTGAAATTTGACCCAGTCAACCTGGATCTTGGATAGTCATGGTTAAAAATTAGTAGAGACTGTCATGGCCTTCGGTTGAATTCAATCGAGTTGGCCCCTACCAAAAACCAATC
This genomic stretch from Vigna radiata var. radiata cultivar VC1973A chromosome 7, Vradiata_ver6, whole genome shotgun sequence harbors:
- the LOC106765534 gene encoding ACT domain-containing protein ACR8 is translated as MEWQPCTDEYEKLVIRMSTPRVVIDNAVCSTATIVKVDSGRKHGILLDAVQVLSDLNLSIKKAYISSDGRWFMDVFHVTDQNGNKLTDQSVLNYIEQSLGGIHNGSANVLNGLTTLELTGTDRVGLLSEVFAVLAEQQCDVVNAKVWTHNGRIASLIYVKDSSSGTLIEDSLRIKTIEARLRNVLKGDNDIRSAKTSFTNAVVHTERRLHQMMYADRDYQRNPIFKFTSDIPVVTVQNWAERGYSVVNVQCKDRIKLLFDVVCNLTDMEYVVFHGTAKTTVDQAYLEFYIRHKDGTPISSEPERHRVIQCLQAAVERRAFEGVMLELCTEDRQGLLAEVMRTFRENGLNVTRAEISTIGDRTSNVFYVTDAIGYPADPKLIESVRQKVGLSHLKVKELALVCHEKAEREDEAVGVGGAVLLCLGSLVRRNLYNLGLIKSCS